The region AGCGCTTGAAATGCCTCACGCGTATAAAGCCGATAGCATTCACCAGGGGCCTCTCGGCCTGCCCGACCTGCTCGCTGCAAACTTGATGACTGGGAAATTGGGAGCACTTGTAGCGTCTCAATACTTGTTAGAGGTGAGAAGATTTTTTCCTTCACAAGACCCGAGTCAATCACGTAACGAACACCCGGAATGGTAATACTTGTTTCCGCAATATTGGTAGCCAACACGACTTTCCGGGTATTCTTTGGGGTAGTTGCAAACACAGCAGCAGAAGCATTAGGGCCAAGCGCAGCATATAAGGGTCGGATAAGTAGGGCAGGAACATCATCGAAGCCAACCTCTTTAGACCAAGGCTCCAGTTGAGCACCAAACATTTGCAAAGACTGGGCCATGGATTCGATCTCCTCTTGTCCTGTGGCAAATACAAGAATGTCGCCCAATGGCTTGGAAACATGGATCTGCATCACAGTTCGTACAGCTGCGTCTGTCCAATCCTGACAACTTTCTTGTGTATGATACATGCGTACACTGTGCTGCCGTCCAGCCACATATAGAATGGGGACGTCCCTAAGAGGATCAGCAAAAAATCGAGCAAAGACGCTAGCATCGATCGTGGCACTCATGATAACAATCTTCAGCGGGCAAAGATCCGTATGGCCTTCAGTTATTAACTTTTTGCGTTCACTCTGGATCCGCTTCATGAGGCCCAATACCATGTCCGTTCGCAAGGATcgctcatgcgcttcaTCGATAACAATGATTCTATACTTTTTCAGTAGAGAAGTATGAGCACTTTTTTTTCGTGGCGCGCTTGATTTCGATGTATGAGACCCAAGAGCTTCACGTATGAGCATACCATCCGTTAAAAATTTGATACGGGTCTGTCGCGTGGTACGGTCATCAAAACGCACAGTGTATCCAACATACGCAGAGTTGTCGGTATCATTAGAGCGGGGCTTAATTGTGCTTGGATCAGCACACCCCATTTCTGAGGCAACACGTCTAGCCAAGGAAGTGGCGGCTACACGACGTGGCTGCGTTATGCCAACCATCAGCGGGACATCAGGCACGATAAATTTCTCCTGCCAAAAAAATTGAGGCAATTGAGTCGTTTTACCGCTACCCGTTTCACCAATAAGCACGACTGTGTCATTTTCGCGTATCCTTTCCAGTATTTTATCTTTTCCTGCCCAAATAGGCAGCATGTTCGTTGCATTCTCTGCTTTATTCATTG is a window of Malassezia restricta chromosome III, complete sequence DNA encoding:
- a CDS encoding ATP-dependent RNA helicase DHX33: MNKAENATNMLPIWAGKDKILERIRENDTVVLIGETGSGKTTQLPQFFWQEKFIVPDVPLMVGITQPRRVAATSLARRVASEMGCADPSTIKPRSNDTDNSAYVGYTVRFDDRTTRQTRIKFLTDGMLIREALGSHTSKSSAPRKKSAHTSLLKKYRIIVIDEAHERSLRTDMVLGLMKRIQSERKKLITEGHTDLCPLKIVIMSATIDASVFARFFADPLRDVPILYVAGRQHSVRMYHTQESCQDWTDAAVRTVMQIHVSKPLGDILVFATGQEEIESMAQSLQMFGAQLEPWSKEVGFDDVPALLIRPLYAALGPNASAAVFATTPKNTRKVVLATNIAETSITIPGVRYVIDSGLVKEKIFSPLTSIETLQVLPISQSSSLQRAGRAGREAPGECYRLYTREAFQALETMPVAEIHRTELSGAVLQLYAMHLDPFTFDWIDPPNQALLQEAVLHLAELGAIQSPKDGIQLTPLGHQLASLPVTPSYARLLLAAAERGPHVASQACDLVSILSADRGIFVETSHPDKREQAEMAWEVFYDATGDHATMLNAFRAYLAVFNHAMTTHASPAAARQEIRMWCQSHYVHERTMKNILAIRKQLSRICAQHGIECHAGAPKKRLSVSSTESESSEEEDRDALVVTKGGSEPLTDMKENYYELMQCLGLGRLSHTALRQPDGSFRRVAGGQTFKLHPSCVLHPSRHGSRGTSSDNVQVIVFEELVLTSQTFARNVSRMQPDWLQSWLAHKS